In Candidatus Obscuribacterales bacterium, a single window of DNA contains:
- the asnS gene encoding asparagine--tRNA ligase has translation MALERTTVAQALEPASIGRKVRICGWVRTRRDSKAGFSFLELNDGSTIKNVQVLVENKLSNYESEVLKLGIGSSVEIIGSIVESPAKGQATEVKSESVKVFGYADPATYPLQKKGTSMEFLRTIAHLRPRTNTFGAVARVRNEICRSIHNFFQSRGFMYIHTPIITASDCEGAGQMFRVTTLDLNNIPYQNGDSKAIDFEQDFFGRPTNLTVSGQLEAEIYALALSNVYTFGPTFRAENSNTSRHLAEFWMVEPEMAFCDLEGDMDCAESFLKTIFNDVLTNCPTDMEFFNERIDNTVIETLKGIVNSDFARITYTEAVDILKSCGESFEFPVSWGCDLQSEHERYLTEKKFKKPVIVTDYPAGIKAFYMKLSDDKTTVRAMDVLVPKVGEIIGGSQREDRLEILEERMRAQGLNPEEYWWYLDLRRFGSVPHAGFGLGLERTVQFCTGMTNIRDVIPFPRAPKTADF, from the coding sequence ATGGCATTGGAAAGAACAACGGTTGCTCAGGCTCTTGAGCCGGCTAGCATAGGCAGGAAAGTACGCATTTGTGGTTGGGTTAGAACAAGGCGCGATTCAAAGGCTGGGTTTTCATTCTTGGAACTCAACGACGGATCGACAATAAAGAACGTCCAGGTGCTGGTCGAAAACAAGTTGTCCAACTATGAATCGGAAGTATTGAAGCTGGGAATCGGCAGCAGCGTTGAAATCATTGGATCTATTGTGGAATCACCAGCCAAAGGTCAAGCGACAGAAGTAAAAAGCGAGTCAGTAAAAGTATTTGGTTACGCAGACCCAGCAACATACCCGTTGCAAAAGAAAGGAACATCCATGGAGTTCCTGCGCACAATTGCGCACCTGCGTCCACGAACAAACACATTCGGTGCAGTTGCTCGCGTGCGCAACGAAATCTGCCGTTCGATTCACAATTTCTTTCAATCTCGTGGATTCATGTATATCCACACGCCAATCATTACTGCCAGCGACTGCGAAGGCGCCGGACAAATGTTCCGCGTCACAACGCTGGATTTAAACAATATTCCCTATCAAAACGGCGACAGCAAAGCTATTGATTTTGAGCAAGACTTCTTCGGCAGACCAACCAACCTTACTGTGTCTGGTCAGTTAGAAGCAGAAATCTATGCTCTGGCACTAAGCAATGTTTATACATTCGGTCCAACTTTTAGAGCAGAAAATTCCAACACTTCTCGTCACTTGGCTGAATTCTGGATGGTTGAGCCGGAAATGGCTTTCTGCGATCTCGAAGGTGACATGGATTGTGCTGAATCATTTTTGAAAACAATTTTCAACGATGTTTTGACCAATTGCCCAACAGACATGGAATTCTTCAATGAGCGCATCGACAATACTGTTATCGAAACTCTCAAAGGAATCGTCAATAGTGATTTCGCCAGAATAACCTACACCGAAGCTGTGGACATTTTGAAAAGCTGTGGCGAGTCATTTGAATTCCCAGTCTCCTGGGGATGTGACTTGCAATCAGAACACGAGCGCTATTTAACCGAGAAGAAATTCAAGAAGCCTGTCATCGTCACTGATTACCCAGCCGGGATCAAAGCCTTCTACATGAAGTTAAGCGACGACAAGACGACAGTCCGCGCAATGGATGTGCTTGTGCCTAAAGTCGGTGAAATTATCGGCGGCAGCCAAAGAGAAGATCGCCTGGAAATTCTTGAAGAGCGCATGAGGGCTCAAGGCTTAAACCCGGAAGAATACTGGTGGTACCTAGACCTGCGCCGCTTCGGCAGCGTCCCGCATGCCGGCTTCGGCTTGGGTCTTGAGCGCACAGTGCAATTCTGCACCGGCATGACCAACATCCGCGACGTAATCCCCTTCCCCCGCGCCCCTAAAACTGCCGACTTCTAG